The following are encoded together in the Bacillus cereus group sp. RP43 genome:
- a CDS encoding MerR family transcriptional regulator, with product MYTISEVAKLLGVSTHTLRYYEKENILIANRDANGNRLYAESHIKWLQFVMKLKQTQMPIAKIREYARLYTEGEHTMEARLQLLEDHKKSIQTQRENLVITEKMLENKIIAYKDSLESK from the coding sequence ATGTACACAATTAGCGAGGTAGCTAAATTATTAGGAGTGAGCACACATACATTACGTTATTATGAAAAGGAGAATATATTAATTGCAAATCGCGATGCAAATGGGAATAGATTGTATGCAGAGTCACATATAAAGTGGTTGCAGTTTGTAATGAAGTTAAAACAAACACAAATGCCGATAGCGAAAATAAGAGAATACGCTAGATTATATACAGAAGGGGAGCACACAATGGAAGCTCGTTTACAACTTTTAGAAGATCATAAAAAATCCATTCAAACTCAAAGAGAAAACTTAGTAATTACAGAGAAGATGCTTGAAAATAAAATTATTGCATACAAAGACTCGTTGGAAAGTAAATAG
- a CDS encoding multidrug efflux SMR transporter has product MKNKAWLYVILTCIFEVFWVFGFNTAHTWWHWVIIVGVIAVDFHFLSKACEHLATGTVYAVFAGAGTVGTFLMDVFLFGGSFSLGKLFFIVMVVAGVIGLKLADNKAETVEEAMEGAA; this is encoded by the coding sequence ATGAAAAATAAAGCTTGGTTATATGTCATATTAACATGTATTTTTGAAGTCTTTTGGGTGTTTGGTTTTAATACAGCTCATACTTGGTGGCATTGGGTCATTATTGTAGGAGTTATCGCTGTTGATTTTCACTTCCTTTCTAAAGCGTGTGAACATCTTGCGACAGGGACAGTATATGCGGTGTTTGCTGGGGCTGGTACTGTAGGAACTTTCTTAATGGATGTTTTTCTTTTCGGTGGAAGTTTTAGTTTAGGAAAATTATTCTTCATTGTGATGGTTGTAGCAGGCGTTATCGGTTTAAAATTGGCTGATAATAAAGCAGAGACTGTGGAAGAAGCTATGGAAGGAGCTGCTTAA
- a CDS encoding helix-turn-helix domain-containing protein has product MNNIDPVELTKGLPGIPCPIAKTLDVISTKWTFLIIRDLLIEGTLRFSDLQKSMDGISPKTLSLRLKELETQGIITRKVYPEVPPRVEYTLTDKGKQLEGIFIELKRFGLSL; this is encoded by the coding sequence ATGAACAACATAGATCCAGTTGAATTAACGAAAGGCTTACCTGGTATACCTTGTCCTATCGCTAAAACGCTTGACGTAATTAGTACAAAATGGACGTTTTTAATCATTCGTGACCTTCTTATCGAAGGAACTTTACGCTTTAGTGATTTACAAAAATCAATGGATGGGATTAGTCCAAAAACTTTATCGCTTCGCCTAAAAGAATTGGAAACGCAAGGGATTATAACGCGAAAAGTATACCCAGAGGTTCCGCCTCGCGTAGAGTACACGTTAACGGATAAAGGAAAGCAATTAGAGGGGATATTTATTGAATTAAAGCGGTTTGGATTAAGTTTATAA
- a CDS encoding MFS transporter, with amino-acid sequence MKKPIKEQKMVLIILLSNIFIAFLGIGLIIPVMPSFMNDMNLTGKTMGYLVAVFAMAQLITSPITGRWVDLYGRKKMIIIGLFIFGVSELLFGLGKDVWMLYVARVLGGISAAFIMPGVTAYVADITSIQERPKAMGYLSAAISTGFIIGPGIGGFIAEYGIRVPFFVAAVIAFIACVISIFILKEPLTKEELAEISANTKESSFIGDLKKSLNPMYAIAFIIVFVLAFGLSAYETVFSLFSDHKFGFAPKDIAAIITISSIFGVVVQVFMFGKLVDIFGEKVLIQICLIVGAVLAFVSTIVFNYWSVLLVTCFIFLAFDLLRPALTTFLSKAAGKEQGFVAGMNSTYTSLGNIAGPAMGGILFDININYPYAFSGVVLIVGLGITFMWREKQLAQSFAK; translated from the coding sequence TTGAAGAAACCGATAAAAGAACAAAAGATGGTATTGATCATTCTTTTGAGTAATATATTTATCGCTTTTTTAGGGATTGGGTTAATTATTCCGGTTATGCCGTCCTTTATGAATGATATGAATTTAACAGGAAAGACGATGGGCTATCTCGTTGCAGTATTTGCAATGGCTCAGCTTATTACTTCACCTATTACAGGCCGGTGGGTCGATCTTTACGGTAGGAAGAAAATGATAATCATTGGATTATTTATTTTTGGTGTTTCAGAGCTTCTTTTTGGATTAGGAAAAGATGTGTGGATGCTTTATGTAGCAAGGGTGTTAGGCGGAATTAGTGCTGCGTTTATTATGCCGGGTGTTACAGCATATGTTGCGGATATTACATCGATTCAGGAACGTCCAAAGGCGATGGGCTATCTTTCAGCAGCTATTAGCACTGGATTTATTATAGGGCCTGGAATCGGCGGGTTTATTGCAGAATACGGTATACGTGTACCTTTCTTTGTGGCAGCAGTGATTGCCTTTATAGCATGTGTGATTTCGATCTTTATTTTGAAAGAGCCTTTAACGAAAGAGGAGCTTGCAGAGATTTCCGCTAATACGAAAGAATCAAGTTTTATCGGGGATTTAAAGAAATCATTAAATCCAATGTATGCAATCGCATTTATTATTGTATTTGTACTCGCATTTGGATTATCAGCATATGAAACTGTGTTTAGCCTGTTCTCTGATCATAAATTTGGTTTCGCGCCGAAAGATATTGCTGCCATTATTACAATTAGCTCAATCTTTGGGGTAGTTGTGCAAGTATTTATGTTTGGCAAATTGGTCGACATATTCGGCGAAAAAGTGTTAATTCAAATATGTTTAATTGTAGGCGCAGTGTTAGCATTTGTTTCAACTATAGTCTTTAATTATTGGAGTGTGCTCCTTGTTACTTGTTTTATTTTCCTAGCATTTGACTTACTTCGTCCAGCTTTAACGACATTTTTATCAAAAGCAGCTGGTAAAGAGCAAGGATTCGTTGCTGGTATGAACTCAACGTATACGAGTTTAGGGAATATTGCAGGACCAGCGATGGGCGGAATATTATTTGATATAAACATTAATTATCCATATGCATTTTCAGGTGTTGTTTTAATCGTTGGTCTCGGCATTACATTTATGTGGAGAGAGAAACAGCTAGCTCAAAGTTTTGCGAAGTAA
- a CDS encoding NAD(P)H-dependent oxidoreductase: MKNIFIINGHEKYGTKEGRLNRTLVDYMVTVLSENHHVKTTTIQDGYNIKEEQDKFLWADVVIYQTPIYWFSVPGLFKTYMDEVYEYGLFFKGADEYGTGGLLKEKKYMFSTTWNAPEKAFGDKTKFFEGESLESTLSHLHRVQKFIGMSPLKSFACYDVVKNPDIEQYLLNLKNHLDEVIK; this comes from the coding sequence ATGAAAAATATTTTTATTATAAATGGACATGAAAAATACGGTACGAAAGAAGGACGATTAAATAGGACGTTAGTTGATTATATGGTAACTGTATTAAGTGAGAATCATCATGTGAAAACAACAACGATTCAAGATGGCTACAATATTAAAGAAGAACAAGATAAGTTTTTATGGGCTGATGTTGTGATTTATCAAACACCAATTTATTGGTTTAGTGTTCCTGGATTATTTAAAACGTATATGGATGAAGTATATGAATATGGTTTGTTCTTTAAAGGTGCAGATGAATATGGAACAGGTGGTTTATTAAAAGAGAAGAAGTATATGTTTTCTACAACTTGGAATGCACCTGAAAAAGCATTCGGAGATAAGACGAAGTTCTTTGAAGGAGAAAGCCTAGAATCAACGCTTAGCCATTTACACCGTGTGCAGAAGTTTATCGGTATGAGTCCGTTAAAGAGTTTTGCTTGTTATGATGTGGTGAAGAATCCGGATATAGAGCAATACTTATTAAACTTGAAAAATCATTTGGATGAAGTAATTAAATAA
- a CDS encoding SDR family NAD(P)-dependent oxidoreductase encodes MKYTVITGASSGIGYESALAFASRGKNLILVARRQEELDGLKLKINEMHPELDVVIRRTDLSVTENVYKLYESLQTFQIETWINNAGFGNFASIAEQNLNKIETMLHVNIEALTILSSLFVRDYSMTEGTQLINVSSGGGYTIVANAVTYCATKFYVSAFTEGLSHELKEQGAKMQAKVLAPAATETEFAKRSFDIDEFQYDNVVPKFHTAKQMAQFMLDLYDNDKVVGLVDGFTYNYELRDPLYNFAVRQTNSNS; translated from the coding sequence ATGAAATATACTGTTATTACTGGTGCTAGTTCAGGAATTGGCTATGAATCCGCTTTAGCCTTTGCATCTCGCGGAAAAAATTTAATACTTGTAGCTCGAAGACAAGAAGAATTAGACGGATTAAAATTGAAAATTAACGAAATGCATCCAGAGTTGGATGTTGTCATTCGAAGAACTGATTTATCCGTCACTGAAAACGTTTATAAACTTTATGAAAGCCTACAAACTTTTCAAATTGAAACGTGGATTAACAACGCAGGTTTTGGTAATTTCGCCTCAATTGCTGAACAAAATTTAAACAAGATAGAAACGATGTTGCATGTAAATATAGAAGCACTAACAATACTATCTTCCCTTTTCGTTCGAGATTATTCAATGACCGAAGGAACACAGCTTATTAACGTTTCATCGGGCGGTGGATACACGATTGTTGCTAATGCTGTTACGTACTGTGCTACGAAGTTTTATGTAAGTGCATTTACAGAAGGGCTGTCTCACGAACTGAAAGAACAAGGGGCAAAAATGCAAGCAAAAGTTTTAGCTCCTGCTGCAACTGAAACAGAATTTGCGAAACGCTCATTTGACATTGATGAGTTCCAATACGATAATGTTGTACCGAAATTCCACACCGCAAAACAAATGGCACAATTTATGCTCGACCTTTATGATAACGATAAAGTTGTAGGGCTTGTCGACGGTTTTACGTATAACTATGAACTTAGAGATCCGCTTTATAATTTTGCAGTAAGACAAACGAATTCAAATTCTTAA
- a CDS encoding N-acetyltransferase yields the protein MKIFNAVTSDVKEIYNLIEMYAKEGVVLPRSLLSLYQYLQCLYVMKEGEEVVGVAGLHVLGEDLAEVRSLVVSHTYAGKGIGRKLVNYVMNEAAKIKVNRVISLTYETEFFQKCGFDFVNREALPEKVWIDCRHCPKVDYCDEVAMIRYVG from the coding sequence ATGAAAATCTTTAATGCGGTTACAAGTGATGTGAAAGAAATTTATAATCTCATTGAAATGTATGCAAAAGAAGGAGTTGTTTTGCCGCGTTCTCTTTTGTCTCTCTATCAATATTTACAATGTTTATATGTTATGAAAGAAGGAGAGGAAGTCGTTGGAGTTGCTGGTTTACACGTGTTAGGAGAGGATCTTGCAGAAGTACGATCGTTAGTAGTTTCGCATACATATGCAGGAAAAGGGATAGGGCGTAAGTTAGTGAATTATGTAATGAATGAGGCGGCAAAGATAAAAGTGAACAGGGTAATTTCTTTAACATATGAAACGGAATTTTTTCAAAAGTGCGGGTTTGATTTTGTGAATAGAGAAGCATTACCAGAAAAAGTGTGGATTGATTGTAGACATTGTCCAAAAGTTGATTATTGTGATGAGGTGGCGATGATACGGTATGTTGGATGA
- a CDS encoding Lrp/AsnC family transcriptional regulator translates to MESSVIKVLDDLDVQILDILQKESQVSNAELARRVNLSPAAMHARIKRLDGEGFIDKQVAILNQEKLGFDLLCFIFMSTNIHQSDKLEVLEKELEAMPEVLECHCLTGEYDYLLKVANRDRKELEQFIRKLNKLGITRIQTSLALREIKYSTVLPIRNEEPSID, encoded by the coding sequence ATGGAGTCATCTGTTATTAAAGTGTTAGATGATTTAGATGTACAAATTTTAGATATATTGCAGAAGGAGTCACAAGTAAGTAATGCAGAGCTTGCACGACGCGTTAATTTATCACCGGCTGCTATGCATGCAAGAATAAAAAGGTTAGATGGGGAAGGTTTTATTGATAAGCAAGTAGCAATTTTAAATCAAGAAAAGCTTGGTTTTGATTTACTATGCTTCATATTTATGAGTACGAATATTCATCAATCAGATAAGCTGGAAGTGTTGGAAAAAGAATTAGAAGCGATGCCGGAAGTGTTAGAATGTCACTGTTTAACAGGAGAGTATGATTATTTATTAAAGGTTGCAAATCGTGATCGTAAGGAACTGGAGCAGTTTATCAGAAAGCTGAATAAGCTTGGTATTACACGTATACAGACGAGTTTAGCACTTCGTGAAATTAAATATTCGACGGTATTGCCGATACGAAATGAGGAACCGAGCATCGATTAA
- a CDS encoding multidrug efflux SMR transporter — protein MGWFFVFCAAISEIVGVIGLKMYSKDKTLANGAIYIGGFATSFAFLYTSFLFLQVSVAYAVWIGIGTAGAVLLNMFLFGESKSKARLISVALIVCGVTGLKALS, from the coding sequence ATGGGTTGGTTTTTCGTATTTTGTGCTGCAATTAGTGAAATAGTCGGTGTGATAGGCCTTAAAATGTATAGTAAAGATAAGACGTTAGCAAATGGAGCGATTTATATAGGTGGATTTGCAACTTCCTTCGCATTTTTATACACATCTTTCTTGTTCTTACAAGTAAGTGTGGCTTATGCGGTTTGGATTGGCATTGGAACAGCAGGCGCAGTTTTATTAAATATGTTTCTGTTTGGTGAATCGAAAAGTAAGGCACGTTTGATTAGTGTAGCTCTTATCGTATGTGGAGTTACGGGATTAAAGGCTCTTTCATAA
- a CDS encoding general stress protein codes for MKSNLEKRLSFLYTGELFSVITFIFTSYLINYAYPTLYLYSLYSFWVSFLLLEFLLLQGTVYWYVKWKRLKKEKTSVTPIWIIQYLKRLKKINIGLIITGLGMFIIDFLIWYPHLPLGGLSFALFIYVFALFEYINYYHIQLSYDNTSDIKYLIKSKKLKQSCMSKDFQRIS; via the coding sequence ATGAAAAGCAACCTAGAAAAAAGACTTTCCTTTCTATACACAGGTGAATTATTTTCAGTCATTACTTTTATTTTTACAAGCTACTTAATTAATTATGCTTATCCTACATTATATTTATATTCCCTATATTCTTTTTGGGTCTCATTTCTTCTTTTAGAGTTTCTCTTACTACAAGGAACGGTTTACTGGTATGTAAAGTGGAAAAGACTAAAAAAAGAAAAAACATCTGTTACGCCTATTTGGATCATTCAATATTTAAAAAGACTAAAAAAGATAAATATAGGATTGATTATCACAGGCCTTGGTATGTTTATTATTGATTTTTTAATTTGGTATCCCCATTTACCTTTAGGCGGGCTATCATTCGCCCTATTTATTTATGTTTTTGCATTATTTGAGTATATTAACTATTATCATATTCAGCTTTCATATGATAACACCTCTGATATTAAATATTTGATAAAATCAAAAAAACTAAAACAGTCCTGTATGAGTAAAGATTTTCAACGTATTTCATAA
- a CDS encoding ester cyclase: MSIKKLFMFLSFFVICIVLVACGGEQKTEIQLLKEMPQPKAMTIDPSLNKKEATEIVHAAQRFYAFWDTGKEELIPQTVTGNFFDNTLPKGRPQGTEGLKFAAQNFRKVVPDIHCEIEDLLVAGDKVTARLSFTGTHNDKKINFFAIDILHVKDGKITEDWHLEDNLTLKQQLGLIAEE, from the coding sequence ATGAGTATAAAAAAGTTATTTATGTTCCTTAGTTTTTTTGTCATTTGTATTGTTCTTGTAGCATGCGGCGGGGAACAAAAAACGGAAATCCAGTTATTAAAAGAAATGCCACAGCCAAAAGCAATGACAATTGATCCTTCACTAAATAAAAAGGAGGCGACAGAAATCGTGCATGCAGCTCAGCGTTTTTATGCATTTTGGGATACAGGTAAAGAGGAGCTTATTCCGCAGACTGTTACGGGAAATTTCTTCGATAATACGTTGCCGAAAGGCCGCCCACAAGGCACTGAAGGATTAAAATTTGCGGCACAAAATTTTCGTAAAGTCGTTCCTGATATACATTGCGAGATTGAAGATTTATTAGTTGCTGGTGATAAAGTAACGGCTCGTCTTTCTTTTACAGGAACTCATAATGATAAGAAAATCAATTTTTTTGCAATTGATATTTTACATGTGAAAGACGGAAAGATAACGGAAGATTGGCATTTAGAAGATAATCTTACGCTGAAACAGCAACTCGGCTTAATAGCTGAAGAGTAG
- a CDS encoding TetR family transcriptional regulator has product MMNKKERIVYAAIEVFQEKGVEKTKISDIVKLAGIAQGTFYLYFPSKLAVMPAIAEVMVEKMILAVKEKVQNDSPFSSKVEQVIDAVFNFIAEYREIQALMYAGLASTEHIKEWEAVYEPLYMWLSEFLSEAKEAGEIRDSVHAERTAKLFIALVESAAEQVYLYDHKDDEQVGLQKAEVLDFLTHALHIKK; this is encoded by the coding sequence ATGATGAATAAAAAAGAAAGAATTGTCTATGCAGCTATTGAAGTATTTCAGGAAAAGGGCGTTGAAAAAACGAAGATTTCTGATATCGTGAAATTGGCTGGCATTGCGCAAGGAACGTTCTATTTATATTTTCCTTCTAAGTTAGCTGTTATGCCTGCAATAGCAGAAGTGATGGTTGAGAAGATGATACTTGCAGTGAAAGAAAAAGTACAGAACGATTCACCTTTTTCAAGTAAAGTTGAGCAAGTAATAGATGCGGTATTTAACTTTATAGCTGAATATCGTGAAATACAAGCATTAATGTATGCGGGCCTTGCATCAACTGAACATATAAAAGAATGGGAAGCTGTATATGAGCCTCTTTATATGTGGCTAAGTGAATTTTTAAGTGAAGCAAAAGAAGCTGGTGAAATTCGTGATTCGGTTCATGCAGAGAGAACAGCGAAGTTATTTATTGCTCTTGTTGAATCAGCAGCGGAACAAGTTTATTTATATGATCATAAAGATGACGAGCAAGTGGGCTTGCAAAAGGCAGAAGTACTAGATTTTTTAACACATGCACTACATATAAAGAAATAG